TCCGCCTCGCGCACCTCCGTGCGCTGGAGGTGGCGGATCTCCACGGCGAACTTCTCCAGGCTCGCGCCGACGAGGGCGATGGCGGTGAAGAACTCCGCATGCCGGTCGCGCTGCACCACCTGGCTGGAGGCGGGCGCGGGCGTGAGGCCCAGCTTCTGGCAGACGTGCTCCTCCACCGACGGCGGCAGGTGCGCGAACGTACCCACCGCGCCGGAAATCTTCCCCACGGCGATGGTGTCGCGCGCGTGCTGGAGGCGCGTGCGGCCCCGGCGCAGCTCGTCGTACCAGATGGCCAGCTTGTGCCCGAAGGTGATGGGCTCCGCGTGGATGCCGTGGCTGCGGCCCATCTGCAGCGTGTGCTTGTGCTCGAAGGCGCGCTTCTCCACCGCGGCCATCACGCGGTCCATGCCCTTCAGGAGCAGGTCCACGGAGTCGCGCAGGGTGAGGCCCAGCGACGTGTCCAGCACGTCCGACGACGTCATGCCCAGGTGCAGCCAGCGGGCGCTGGGGCCCACGCGCTCCTCCACGAAGGTGAGGAAGGCGATGACGTCGTGCTTGGTGGTGCGCTCAATCTCTTCGATGCGCGCGGCGTCCGCTTCGGTGAAGTCACCGGCGCGGGCGAGGCAGTCCGCCAGCGCCTCCTTGGGGGCGAGGCCTTGCGCGACCATGCCCTCCAGCGCGGCGAGCTCCACGTCGCGCCAGCGGCGGTAGCGGGCGACATCGGACCAGAGGGAGGCCATTTCGGGACGGCTGTAGCGTGGAATCACTCGTAGACCTTCACGGCAAAGTCCCGGCGCGCCGCGAACCGGAGCACTTCCAGCGCGACGTCACAGGACGGACCTGACTTCTTCGCGACGGTGAGGTTGAACGAGAGGTCCAGGCCTTCGGGCCGCGCCACCGCCAGCGCGCCGGGGTCGACCTTCTCGTGGACGATTCTGTTCGCCAGCCTTCCCGCCTGCTGACCGAGCGCCAGCGGGGCCGGAGCGAGGGCCAGCGTCGCGCCCTCCATCACCTGGCTGGCCGTGAGCGCCACCAGCGGAACCTTGTGCGAGGCACTGAAGGCGATGAGCGCCTGGACGACGGAAGCGTTGCCCACGGTCTTGTCCGCAACCATCAAGAGGCCGGCCACCTTCCCCGCCGCGCCCTCCAGCACCTCGCCCACGCGCTCCTGCGCTTCCACGGCCAGCGGGACGAGGGTGAGTCCCAGGCTCGCGCCAGCGGAGCGGGCCTGCGCCACCGCGCCCGCCGAGGAGCGCGGGTCATGCAGGATGCCCACGCGCTTCGCGCCGGGAGCCACGGCCTTGAGCGCGGCCAGCTCCGGCCCGAAGTCGCTGGTGAGCGCGATGCCGGTGACGTGGGACGCCTCCAGGCCGTACCTCTCGTGGTACGGCACCATGGCGAAGAGCACGGGGATGTCCTCGCCCAGTGAGCGGCGCGCGGTGTTGGCGGCCAGCGGTCCCAGTGCGAGCACCAACGCGGGCTTCTGCGCGGCCAACGCCTTGAAGACGCGCGCGGCCTCCGTGGGGCTTTCCTCCAGGGTCAGCTCGGTGACGTCCGCGCGGGCCTCGGACGTGAAGCCGGCGAGGAAGGAGGCGTACGGCGCCAGGCTCGAGGACTTCACGGCCACCACGCGGGGCCGGGCGGGACTTCGCGACGAAGCCTGCGCGAGGGCGACGGCGGGCAGGAGGAGCGTAAGGAGCGCGAACCTCCGGAGCGTCGTCCTCACGGCGCGTCTTGGCAGCAGCGGAAGCCCACGTTCGCGAACTTCAGCGACGGGACGCTCCGGCGGCGCGCGGAGCACCGGGCGGTGTCTCCGGCCGTGTCGAAGGAACCGCCCTTGATGAGCAGCTCCTCGGGGTTGGAGTTGGGGAACTTGGAGGAGGTCCACTCGGCGACGTTGCCGGACAGGTCCGCCACGCCATAGCCGGAGCGACAGGACTGAAGGGCCCCGGAGGGCGCCAGGGTGGGCGCCGCGGCCGCATCCGTCGTGCCGGTGTTGCAGGCAGTCTGGACCTGCTCATTGCCTGAGGAGAAGCGCGCGTTGCCAGGGCCCTTGCAGGCCTTCTCCCACTCCTCCTCCGAGCACAGCCGCTTGCCGAGTCCTTCGCAGGCGGCCTTCGCGTCGAGCCACGTCGCGGAGACGCGGGGCTTCCGGCCGGCCTGGTTGGGGAACTCGTATTCGTCGACGCAGAACGAGTTCACCGGGATGCTGGCCATGGGCATTTCGTCGGTGGAGCCGGCTGACTGCAGGTCCTCCGGGGACGAGCCCCGCTTGAAGCTACCGCCGCTCACCAGGCGCATGCCGGCCGGACAGGAGCCCGTGGCCAGGATGCCGTCCCCCGCGGCGACGGTCCCCGGCGTCGCGGGCGTGGTGCTGTTCTTGGCGGCCTGGGCCTGACGCAGGCGCAGGTAGAGGTAGCCACCGCCCGCGCCCAGCACGACACCGGCCACCGCGAGGATGATCATCCACATCATCGAGCTGGGGCCGGAGCGGGCCGGCTTCGCCTGCGTGGCCCGCGTCGTGGGGAGCGTGTGCAGGCCGGAGGTGGAAGGAGGCAGCCGGCGCGCCGAGGAGCGCACACCCGACACTTCCGGAGGGGGTTCGCCCTTGCGCGAGCGGCCGCCCGTGGAGTTCTCGCCGTGAACGCCAGAAGCGCGGACCGCGCCCTGGGCCGCCGAGGCTCGCGGGGAGCGGGGACCCGACGGCTCCGAGCCGCGCGAGTTCACCGACGACACCGCACCCGAGGCCCGCGAGTTGCGGCCACCGCGGCTGGAGGAACGGGACTCCGAGGGTTCGTCGTCGTCGGAGCTCCGGCCGGATCGTGACTCCGTGGCGGATGCATCCGCGTTGCGATGGCTGGGGCGGCTGTCGGAGGACGCCTCGCCTCCGCGACCGGAGCGCCCGCCCGACGAGGCCTCACCGCGACCGGAGCGCTCGTCGCTCAGGGCGGCTTCGCCGCGACCGTTGGAGCGACCGTCGCTGGACGTTTCGCCCCGCCCTCCTGAGCGCGCGTCGCTGGATGCTGCTTCACCGCGACCGTTGGAGCGACCGTCGCCAGAGGCAGCTTCGCTACGGCCGTTGGAGCGAAGGTCGCCCGAGGAGGACTCACCGCGGCCCGAGCGCCCGTCGCTGGAGGCTTCGCCGCGGCCGTTGGAGCGAAGGTCGCCCGAGGAGGCTTCACCCCGGCCCGAGCGCCCCTCGCCCACGGCGGCTTCGCCCCGACCATTGGAGCGCCCGTCGCTGGAGGAAGCCTCGCCGCCGCCACGGGCCGAGGACCGCGCCTCGGCCGCGCCCTCCGCGGAGCGGGCGCCGCGAGGATCCGCAGGGAACGACGGCTCCTCCGCCTTCGCGAAGATGCGCATCACGGGCTCGGCCGCCTTGGCCGGAGCCGCGCGCGGTTCATCCGCCGGGCGCGAGGCCGCACGGGCCTCCTGCTGCGTCGCCGCGTCGGGGGCCTGCCCCAGGGGCCGGGGGGCCTGCGCCGCGGCCTCCGCGCCCTTGCGGCCCGACGGCGCCACCGCGCGCATCTCCTGCTGCGTGGCCGCGTCGGACACGGAGCGCGCTTCCGGACCCGTGATGTAGTCCAGCGCCTGCGCGTTCGAACCCAGGATGGCCGCCAGCGTCGCCGCGTCCAGCGGCTGCGTCGCATCCGGCGGAGGCGCGTCATCCACCGCCGGGAGGGGCGCGGCCGGCGTGGGCGCGATCGCCACCGGCAACATGCCCGTGGGCACCGGCGGCAGCGGCTTGTTCGCCGCACGCGCGGCCACCGCGGACGGCGGCAGCGCGCCCGAAGCAGGCATCGCCCGCTGCCTCGACGCCGCGGCCGGGTGCCGATGCACCAGCGCCGCGAACTCCGCGTGCAGCTCACCGCCCGACTTCGGACGCGCCAGCGGGTTCACGTTGAGCGCGCGCCGGTAGAGGGACTCGAACGCGGGCGGCAGGTCCGGATGCCGCACCGACACCTCGGGCACTCCGCCGTCCTCCGGCAGGAGCCCCGTCACCATCTCCCCCATCAACACGCCCAGCGAGTACACGTCCATGCGCGTGTCCAGCTCCGCGCCATTCACGTACTCGGGAGCGATGTACGCCGCAGCCCGGTGCCCCTTCTGCGCCTGCACGAAGGGCAGGTGCGGCACCGCGAGCCCCAGCCCGTAGTCCGACACCTTCAACATGTCCGGCAGGACGAAGACGTTCTCCGGCTTCACGTCCGAGTGCGGCCCGAAGCGGTGCGCCCCGTCCAGCGCCGCCGCCATCTGCGCCAGCAGCGGCTCCACTTCCTTCAGCGAGAACAGCTGCCCCTTCGCCGCGCGCTGCTCCATCATCCGGCGCAGCGAGAGCCCTTCCAAAAGCTGCATCGTGAAGAAGGGCCGGTCCCCGTCCACGCCCTCCTCGTACACGCGCACCAGGTTGGGGTGGTTGAGCTTCTTGCCCACCCGCATGGACAGCGCGAACTGCGTGCGCTCCTCCGGCTGCTGCACCAGCCGGGGCTGGATGACCTTCAGCGCCACCTCCACGTCGATGGCCTGGTCCTGCGCGCGGAAGACGAAGCCCAGAGGCCCCGCCCCTACGACTTCCTGGATGGCGTAGCGGTCCGCGACGACGTCGCCCGGCTTGTACGGCGCGCCCTCGGCGCCCTTGCGGCGCGCCGCCCCCGCCGCCTGACGCGCGGCCGCGTCGAACTTCTGGCCACACGTGGCGCAGGTTTCACTCGTATCGGGGACATGGCTGCCGCAGCGGTAGCAGAGCAAAGCAGTGAAACTCCGGAACGGGGCCGCGGGGGGGCGGCCTCCCTGGCGGACGGCCGGGGGGCTCCATTCTGCCCGCTCCGGAGCCGTTGAGGAACGACGTTGCGCGCCGGGCCTAGCGGCCGGTGGACCCGAAACCTCCGGCCCCTCGGGAAGTCACCTCCAGCACCTCCACTTCCCGCAGGGCCGTGGCCGTCACGGGGGCCACCACCAGCTGGGCCACCCGGTCCCCCCGACGCAGGGTGAAGGGGGTGTTGGACAGGTTGACGAGCAGTACCTGCACTTCCCCCCGGTAGTCCGCGTCCACCGTCCCGGGGGAGTTGAGGCAGGTCACCCCGTGCCGGAGCGCCAGCCCCGAGCGGGGCCGCACCTGGCCCTCGAAGCCCGGCGGGAGCGCGAAGGCCAGCCCCGTGGGGACCGCCATCCGCTCCAGGGGTTGGAGCACCCGCTCCCCGTCGATGTCGGCCCGCAGG
This DNA window, taken from Corallococcus coralloides DSM 2259, encodes the following:
- the purB gene encoding adenylosuccinate lyase — protein: MIPRYSRPEMASLWSDVARYRRWRDVELAALEGMVAQGLAPKEALADCLARAGDFTEADAARIEEIERTTKHDVIAFLTFVEERVGPSARWLHLGMTSSDVLDTSLGLTLRDSVDLLLKGMDRVMAAVEKRAFEHKHTLQMGRSHGIHAEPITFGHKLAIWYDELRRGRTRLQHARDTIAVGKISGAVGTFAHLPPSVEEHVCQKLGLTPAPASSQVVQRDRHAEFFTAIALVGASLEKFAVEIRHLQRTEVREAEEPFTPGQKGSSAMPHKRNPILSENLTGLARLLRGYAVSAMEDVALWHERDISHSSVERVIGPDATILLDFMLHRFAGLVENMRVYPEQMKKNLDLLGGVVNSQRLLLELARKGMDRQAAYVVVQRNAMKMFEEGVDFRQALLNDADLLKMMTPEEVSDCFSPGYHTRQMDAVFQRVFGRAS
- a CDS encoding ABC transporter substrate-binding protein, which encodes MRTTLRRFALLTLLLPAVALAQASSRSPARPRVVAVKSSSLAPYASFLAGFTSEARADVTELTLEESPTEAARVFKALAAQKPALVLALGPLAANTARRSLGEDIPVLFAMVPYHERYGLEASHVTGIALTSDFGPELAALKAVAPGAKRVGILHDPRSSAGAVAQARSAGASLGLTLVPLAVEAQERVGEVLEGAAGKVAGLLMVADKTVGNASVVQALIAFSASHKVPLVALTASQVMEGATLALAPAPLALGQQAGRLANRIVHEKVDPGALAVARPEGLDLSFNLTVAKKSGPSCDVALEVLRFAARRDFAVKVYE
- a CDS encoding protein kinase domain-containing protein codes for the protein MLCYRCGSHVPDTSETCATCGQKFDAAARQAAGAARRKGAEGAPYKPGDVVADRYAIQEVVGAGPLGFVFRAQDQAIDVEVALKVIQPRLVQQPEERTQFALSMRVGKKLNHPNLVRVYEEGVDGDRPFFTMQLLEGLSLRRMMEQRAAKGQLFSLKEVEPLLAQMAAALDGAHRFGPHSDVKPENVFVLPDMLKVSDYGLGLAVPHLPFVQAQKGHRAAAYIAPEYVNGAELDTRMDVYSLGVLMGEMVTGLLPEDGGVPEVSVRHPDLPPAFESLYRRALNVNPLARPKSGGELHAEFAALVHRHPAAASRQRAMPASGALPPSAVAARAANKPLPPVPTGMLPVAIAPTPAAPLPAVDDAPPPDATQPLDAATLAAILGSNAQALDYITGPEARSVSDAATQQEMRAVAPSGRKGAEAAAQAPRPLGQAPDAATQQEARAASRPADEPRAAPAKAAEPVMRIFAKAEEPSFPADPRGARSAEGAAEARSSARGGGEASSSDGRSNGRGEAAVGEGRSGRGEASSGDLRSNGRGEASSDGRSGRGESSSGDLRSNGRSEAASGDGRSNGRGEAASSDARSGGRGETSSDGRSNGRGEAALSDERSGRGEASSGGRSGRGGEASSDSRPSHRNADASATESRSGRSSDDDEPSESRSSSRGGRNSRASGAVSSVNSRGSEPSGPRSPRASAAQGAVRASGVHGENSTGGRSRKGEPPPEVSGVRSSARRLPPSTSGLHTLPTTRATQAKPARSGPSSMMWMIILAVAGVVLGAGGGYLYLRLRQAQAAKNSTTPATPGTVAAGDGILATGSCPAGMRLVSGGSFKRGSSPEDLQSAGSTDEMPMASIPVNSFCVDEYEFPNQAGRKPRVSATWLDAKAACEGLGKRLCSEEEWEKACKGPGNARFSSGNEQVQTACNTGTTDAAAAPTLAPSGALQSCRSGYGVADLSGNVAEWTSSKFPNSNPEELLIKGGSFDTAGDTARCSARRRSVPSLKFANVGFRCCQDAP
- the dut gene encoding dUTP diphosphatase, producing the protein MDPSLTVPVRRVRSHPDPLPLPRYETELAAGLDLRADIDGERVLQPLERMAVPTGLAFALPPGFEGQVRPRSGLALRHGVTCLNSPGTVDADYRGEVQVLLVNLSNTPFTLRRGDRVAQLVVAPVTATALREVEVLEVTSRGAGGFGSTGR